A single region of the Amia ocellicauda isolate fAmiCal2 chromosome 8, fAmiCal2.hap1, whole genome shotgun sequence genome encodes:
- the mtmr12 gene encoding myotubularin-related protein 12, translating into MLSLGSGGVKPGKPSFVSYVTPEEIKTSEKEVLRKEKDLDLLPGEVVFCSASPVLKYTQDEGSQRGVFGTLLCSNFKVSFVSDEESTEEMAPLFRNKLYGENDIPLTCIDQIYGVNEEKKKLILGGQVKSKYPSKIIIYCKDLRVFQFCLTYAKEEEAKKIFQGIVHHSLEPKSLKCLFAFSYFEKAGPIPVTHRKQKTIMFESKEDWAMEMRRTKGHCTLVTANENYNISEKLPQFFFVPSAVSEEDINSFHGKGLPVWCWSHHSGCALFKASSLTVVLEDSVSQPYMERMLTAVAQTYLFSVKTEDLSSTLPTVQDIQQAYNKFKQYFLIDNATEFWISDVKWFSSLENSGWFDIIRQCLMKAVEIVECLEKENTNVLMMEEDGSDLCCVISSLVQLMLDPCFRTLSGFQSLLQKEWVAGCHSFLDRCNHLQREKELQAPVFLLFLECVCQLMQQHVPAFQFSETYLTVLSDSIHIPLFSTFLFNSPHQREYATKLESPETQRSPLNFPTVWDWSLQFDCKAQDFFTNPLYAEKPKQDKALRKPHRPKHQRQLSLPTAAFKSSPRKGFFKEETENLKKMLLGKRISRWIHSPEATPLTAREFYQSWLSKPLDYHGLLLPCLDGPAIRLWMQRYLRWIPEVQIFGGGSVTVMNKISDLVSEIQDLQRELDRCSSNAHSHSQRTEVPARPTARHSSSFPFASSRAWTFRPVIPTSLLHGLTMDEMVDKDDDNTEVLGIV; encoded by the exons ATGCTGAGTCTGGGCAGCGGAGGAGTGAAGCCGGGCAAGCCGTCCTTTGTGTCCTATGTCACCCCGGAG GAAATTAAAACCTCGGAAAAAGAGGttttgagaaaagaaaaagatctAGATTTACTGCCAG GCGAGGTGGTGTTCTGCAGCGCTTCGCCGGTCCTGAAGTACACACAGGATGAAGGCTCACAGCGGGGCGTGTTCGGGACGCTACTCTGCAGCAACTTCAAAGTTTCCTTTGTGAGTGACGAGGAGTCCACAGAGGAGATG GCCCCACTCTTCAGGAATAAACTGTATGGGGAAAATGATATCCCTTTAACATGCATAGACCAAATTTATGGAG TGaatgaggaaaagaaaaagctgaTACTGGGCGGCCAAGTGAAGAGCAAGTACCCCTCGAAGATCATTATTTACTGCAAAGATCTGCGGGTGTTTCAGTTCTGTTTGACCTATGCAAAAGAAGAGGAAGCTAAAAAG ATCTTTCAGGGAATTGTTCACCACAGCCTTGAGCCAAAGTCACTGAAGTGCCTGTTTGCCTTTTCCTATTTTGAAAAGGCAGGGCCCATTCCAG TTACtcacagaaaacagaagaccATAATGTTTGAAAGTAAGGAGGACTGGGCCATGGAAATGAGGCGCACTAAGGGACATTGCACATTAGTAACTGccaatgaaaactacaacatCTCTGAAAA GTTACCACAGTTCTTCTTTGTCCCCTCGGCTGTTTCAGAGGAAGATATCAATTCGTTCCATGGGAAAGGACTTCCT GTCTGGTGTTGGTCCCATCACAGTGGCTGTGCCCTCTTTAAAGCATCATCTTTAACAGTTGTGTTGGAAGATAGTGTTTCCCAGCCCTATATGGAGAG AATGCTCACTGCAGTTGCTCAGACCTATCTCTTCTCGGTGAAAACTGAAGACCTCTCCAGCACACTCCCAACTGTTCAAGACATACAGCAGGCCTACAACAAATTCAAGCAGTACTTCCTCATCG ATAATGCTACAGAATTTTGGATTTCGGATGTGAAATGGTTCTCTTCTTTGGAAAATTCTGGATGGTTCGACATAATCAG ACAGTGTCTTATGAAAGCAGTTGAGATAGTAGAGTGCttggaaaaggaaaacacaaatgtGCTCATGATGG AGGAGGATGGCTCAGACCTGTGCTGTGTGATATCAAGCCTGGTTCAGTTGATGCTGGACCCCTGTTTCAGGACCCTCTCTGGCTTCCAGAGTTTACTGCAGAAAGAGTGGGTGGCTGGCTGCCATAGCTTCCTTGATCGCTGCAACCATCTCCAGAGGGAAAAAGAA TTACAAGCGCCAGTATTCCTGTTGTTTTTGGAGTGCGTCTGTCAGTTAATGCAACAGCATGTGCCTGCTTTCCAGTTCTCAGAAACCTACCTGACTGTCCTCTCTGACAGCATCCACATCCCACTCTTCAGCACGTTCCTCTTCAACTCACCACACCAAAGAGAATATGCCACCAAG CTCGAGTCGCCAGAAACACAAAGGAGCCCATTGAATTTTCCCACAGTTTGGGATTGGTCACTGCAGTTTGATTGCAAAGCTCAGGATTTCTTCACTAACCCTCTGTATGCAGAAAAGCCAAAGCAAGACAAAGCGCTTAGGAAACCTCATCGCCCAAAG CACCAGAGACAGTTATCTTTGCCCACAGCGGCCTTCAAGTCTTCTCCGAGGAAAGGCTTCTTTAAAGAGGAAACCGAAAACCTGAAGAAGATGCTGCTGGGAAAGCGGATCAGCAGGTGGATCCACTCCCCCGAGGCCACGCCGCTCACCGCCAGGGAGTTCTACCAGTCCTGGCTCAGTAAGCCTCTGGACTACCACGGGCTGTTGCTGCCCTGTCTGGATGGGCCGGCCATCAGGCTTTGGATGCAGAGGTACCTGCGTTGGATCCCCGAGGTGCAGATCTTCGGCGGCGGATCGGTGACAGTCATGAACAAAATCTCGGACCTGGTGAGCGAGATCCAGGACCTGCAGAGGGAGCTGGACCGGTGCTCCAGCAACGCGCACTCCCACAGCCAGAGGACAGAGGTTCCGGCGCGGCCCACGGCCCGCCACTCCTCATCCTTCCCCTTCGCCTCCTCGCGTGCCTGGACCTTCAGGCCGGTCATCCCCACAAGCCTGCTCCACGGCCTGACGATGGATGAGATGGTGGATAAAGACGATGACAACACTGAAGTCTTGGGCATAGTGTAA